The following proteins come from a genomic window of Chryseobacterium glaciei:
- a CDS encoding endonuclease: MRKFLSFIAVICAVMTFAQQQGKLRKVAAVGFLNVENLWDTIRSADYIDGTKDIKNPAFHRSIPLDSIKFLEAEKYDGNWSDSSLKGKKAVRYQSGSEEFTPSSGKNYNTKIYKAKLANEAKVISELGSQYTKTAPAVVGLIEVENRQVIQDLIKQPALAKFDYGIIHYNSYDYRGIDVALIYQKRRFTVTNSLKKELKVYGDDGRREYTRDILVVTGFLDNEKVAFFMNHWPSRRGGEAISLPKRNAAAALLKQQMDSIRTADPTTKLFAMGDFNDDPVSSSLKNHLKAQASPKDLSDANPYLNLMYPLYKKGVASLAYQDAPNLFDQIIVSKNLISDQVMKEYSVFKAEIYAPAYLVNKEGNYKGYPFRSWNGDQFTGGYSDHFPAFVILQKEP; this comes from the coding sequence ATGAGAAAATTTTTAAGTTTTATTGCTGTGATTTGTGCGGTAATGACTTTTGCACAACAGCAAGGTAAATTAAGAAAAGTTGCCGCAGTAGGCTTTTTAAATGTAGAAAACCTTTGGGACACGATACGTTCCGCAGACTATATAGACGGCACGAAAGACATAAAAAATCCGGCTTTCCATAGAAGTATTCCTTTGGATTCGATTAAATTTTTAGAAGCCGAAAAATATGATGGAAATTGGAGCGACAGTTCTCTAAAAGGTAAAAAAGCAGTAAGATATCAAAGTGGATCTGAGGAATTTACGCCAAGCAGCGGTAAAAATTACAATACTAAAATTTACAAAGCAAAATTGGCTAATGAAGCTAAAGTAATTTCAGAACTTGGTTCACAATACACAAAAACGGCTCCGGCAGTTGTTGGTTTAATCGAGGTTGAAAACAGACAGGTTATTCAGGACTTAATTAAGCAACCAGCTCTGGCAAAATTCGATTACGGAATTATTCATTACAACTCTTATGATTACAGAGGAATTGATGTCGCTTTGATCTATCAAAAAAGAAGATTTACAGTAACAAATTCTCTTAAAAAAGAATTGAAAGTTTACGGTGACGACGGAAGAAGAGAATACACAAGAGATATTTTGGTAGTTACAGGCTTCCTAGATAATGAAAAAGTAGCATTCTTCATGAATCACTGGCCTTCAAGAAGAGGTGGTGAAGCGATTTCTTTACCAAAAAGAAACGCAGCCGCAGCTTTGCTAAAACAACAAATGGACAGTATAAGAACCGCAGATCCTACGACGAAACTTTTCGCAATGGGTGATTTTAATGATGATCCTGTGAGTTCAAGTTTAAAAAATCATTTAAAAGCTCAGGCAAGTCCGAAAGATTTAAGTGATGCAAATCCTTATCTTAACTTAATGTATCCTTTATACAAAAAAGGAGTTGCTTCTTTGGCTTATCAGGATGCACCGAACTTATTTGATCAGATTATTGTTTCTAAGAATTTAATTTCTGATCAAGTAATGAAAGAATATTCTGTTTTCAAGGCTGAAATTTATGCCCCGGCATATTTAGTCAATAAAGAAGGAAATTATAAAGGCTATCCTTTCAGATCCTGGAATGGGGATCAGTTTACAGGAGGCTACAGTGACCACTTTCCTGCATTTGTGATACTTCAAAAAGAACCTTAA
- a CDS encoding DUF6146 family protein — MKNLILLLFIISIPFSCSAQANHPKSDKEKSEMKAEKNDDGEWDLTVIDTQFDYFLSAVAKPISQYSESYLKTKNTFLVSEWNSYYTSGRYRNVIESSIDYDPKENYGLKFEYKLYQVFAYVNWKYGLRMNGLSGSDAIRQ; from the coding sequence ATGAAAAATTTAATTCTACTATTATTCATCATATCTATTCCTTTTAGTTGTTCAGCACAAGCAAATCATCCTAAGAGCGATAAAGAAAAATCAGAAATGAAAGCTGAAAAGAATGATGATGGTGAATGGGACCTTACAGTAATAGATACCCAATTTGATTATTTCCTGAGCGCAGTTGCAAAACCGATAAGTCAATATTCAGAATCATATTTAAAAACTAAAAATACTTTTCTGGTTAGTGAATGGAATTCCTATTACACTTCAGGAAGATATCGAAATGTAATTGAATCTTCCATAGATTATGATCCGAAAGAAAATTATGGCTTGAAATTCGAATATAAATTATACCAGGTTTTCGCTTATGTAAATTGGAAATACGGATTACGCATGAACGGACTTTCCGGAAGTGATGCTATAAGACAATAA
- a CDS encoding superoxide dismutase — MSFELPKLGYAYDALEPTIDAKTMEIHHTKHHQAYIDNLNKAIEGTELAGKTIEEICQTGTDKPAVRNNGGGHFNHSLFWEVLTPGGSNEPVGNVKAAIEAYGGLEKFKTDFSEAAKTRFGSGWAWLVKNADGSVSVSSTPNQDNPLMPVADVKGTPVLGLDVWEHAYYLNYQNRRPDYVSAFFSVVNWDKVEELFNK, encoded by the coding sequence ATGTCATTTGAATTACCAAAATTAGGATATGCTTACGATGCATTAGAGCCAACTATTGATGCAAAAACTATGGAGATTCACCATACAAAACATCACCAAGCATATATCGACAATTTAAATAAAGCAATCGAAGGTACAGAATTAGCTGGAAAAACGATCGAAGAGATCTGCCAGACTGGAACTGACAAGCCTGCAGTAAGAAATAACGGTGGAGGTCACTTCAACCACTCTTTATTCTGGGAAGTTTTAACTCCAGGAGGAAGCAATGAGCCTGTAGGAAATGTAAAAGCTGCTATCGAAGCTTACGGTGGTCTTGAAAAATTCAAAACTGATTTTTCTGAAGCTGCTAAAACAAGATTCGGATCTGGATGGGCTTGGTTAGTTAAGAATGCTGACGGTTCTGTTTCTGTTTCTTCTACTCCAAACCAAGACAACCCATTAATGCCTGTTGCAGACGTTAAAGGAACTCCGGTTTTAGGATTAGACGTTTGGGAGCACGCTTATTATTTAAACTACCAAAACAGAAGGCCTGATTATGTTTCAGCGTTTTTCTCTGTTGTAAACTGGGATAAAGTTGAGGAATTATTCAACAAATAA
- the rho gene encoding transcription termination factor Rho, with protein sequence MFNIETLRSKSVTELTKILKDLGVKVARNSNENDKIFAVLDFQASNPKVAKDYFNATESSMNTEENPPEKEAKAPVKKAAPKRTPKPKPEAKAPVETKPKEEEKAVEKEIVSEEVTPQAPKAETANDDAAAKAEAARKKRKRLPTNTSNVESPVQEKPQAPKNTEPQESAPAAEEKPSNPQQQPQARPQKGQNHPQNSGNQHKNQNPNQGQSSNQNPNQGQAQNPNQGQNQNQNQNQHSNQNQNPNQNQNRNSDRNEDHQEHHRKEFNFDGMVSIEGVLEILPDNYGFLRSSDFSYISSPDDVYVSTAQIRNFGLKTGDTVRGIVRLPKEGEKYFSLLKPVEVNGRDLAFIKDRVAFEYLTPLFPEEKFNLAGDNSTMSTRIVDLFAPIGKGQRAMIVAQPKTGKTMLLKDIANSIASNHPEVYMMVLLIDERPEEVTDMERSVNAEVIASTFDEAADKHVKVANLVLAKAQRMVECGHDVVILLDSITRLARAYNTVTPASGKVLSGGVDANALHKPKRFFGAARKIEGGGSLTIIATALIDTGSKMDEVIFEEFKGTGNMELQLDRKIANRRIYPAIDLISSSTRRDDLLLDEVTSQRMWIFRKYLSEMNPIEAMEFVNKNIRGTLNNEEFLMSMNK encoded by the coding sequence ATGTTTAACATAGAAACGTTAAGGTCAAAATCCGTAACGGAACTGACTAAAATCTTAAAGGATTTGGGCGTTAAAGTTGCAAGAAACAGCAATGAGAATGATAAAATCTTTGCAGTTCTTGATTTTCAGGCTTCTAACCCTAAAGTTGCAAAAGATTATTTCAACGCCACAGAAAGCAGTATGAATACTGAAGAAAATCCGCCAGAGAAAGAAGCGAAAGCTCCTGTAAAAAAGGCTGCTCCGAAAAGGACGCCAAAACCAAAGCCTGAGGCAAAAGCTCCGGTAGAAACAAAACCAAAAGAAGAAGAAAAAGCTGTTGAAAAAGAGATTGTTTCCGAAGAAGTAACACCTCAAGCTCCAAAAGCTGAAACTGCAAATGATGATGCAGCGGCAAAGGCAGAAGCTGCAAGGAAAAAAAGAAAAAGACTTCCTACAAATACAAGTAATGTAGAAAGTCCTGTTCAGGAAAAACCTCAAGCTCCTAAAAACACAGAACCTCAGGAATCTGCTCCAGCAGCAGAAGAAAAGCCTAGCAACCCTCAACAACAACCGCAGGCAAGACCTCAAAAAGGACAAAACCATCCACAGAACAGTGGAAACCAACATAAAAATCAAAACCCGAACCAAGGTCAGAGCTCAAATCAAAATCCTAATCAGGGACAGGCTCAAAACCCTAACCAAGGGCAAAACCAGAATCAAAACCAAAACCAACATTCGAATCAAAACCAGAACCCTAATCAAAATCAAAACAGGAATTCTGACAGAAACGAAGATCATCAGGAACACCATAGAAAGGAGTTCAACTTTGATGGAATGGTTAGTATTGAAGGGGTTTTAGAGATATTACCGGATAACTACGGATTTTTACGTTCTTCAGATTTTAGCTATATTTCTTCTCCGGATGATGTATATGTTTCTACTGCACAGATCAGAAATTTCGGGTTGAAAACTGGTGATACGGTAAGAGGTATTGTAAGACTTCCAAAAGAAGGTGAAAAATACTTTTCTTTATTAAAACCAGTAGAAGTGAACGGCCGTGATCTTGCATTTATTAAAGATCGTGTTGCTTTTGAATATTTAACTCCACTTTTTCCTGAAGAGAAATTCAACTTGGCAGGAGATAACTCTACAATGTCTACAAGAATTGTTGATTTATTTGCACCAATCGGGAAGGGACAAAGAGCAATGATCGTTGCACAGCCGAAAACCGGTAAAACGATGTTGTTGAAAGATATTGCTAATTCTATCGCATCCAATCACCCGGAAGTATATATGATGGTTCTTTTGATCGACGAACGTCCTGAAGAAGTTACCGATATGGAAAGAAGTGTAAATGCAGAAGTTATTGCATCTACATTTGATGAAGCGGCAGATAAACACGTAAAAGTTGCCAACCTTGTTTTAGCGAAAGCTCAGAGAATGGTTGAATGCGGACATGATGTTGTGATTTTATTAGACTCAATTACAAGATTAGCAAGAGCTTACAATACGGTAACGCCTGCTTCTGGTAAAGTTCTTTCTGGAGGTGTTGATGCGAATGCTCTTCACAAGCCGAAAAGATTCTTCGGAGCGGCAAGAAAAATTGAAGGTGGTGGATCTTTAACGATTATTGCAACAGCACTTATCGATACAGGTTCTAAAATGGATGAAGTTATTTTTGAAGAATTCAAAGGTACCGGAAACATGGAACTTCAATTAGACAGAAAAATTGCTAACAGAAGAATTTATCCTGCTATTGATCTTATTTCTTCCAGTACAAGAAGAGATGATCTATTGCTAGATGAGGTTACTTCTCAGAGAATGTGGATCTTCAGAAAATATCTTTCTGAAATGAATCCTATTGAAGCAATGGAATTTGTAAATAAAAACATCAGAGGAACTTTAAATAATGAAGAGTTCTTGATGTCCATGAATAAATAA
- a CDS encoding DUF4293 family protein: MLQRIQTIWVFLAVLAAVFLFVTGQDVAVFGSIPVINIGSVVLVLVGLLSVFSFKNRKRQILLNHISIIINVLLIGVLAYWILNLPGGIQLPEKGIEPIFPLIAIICLLIANIYIRKDERLVKSVDRLR; the protein is encoded by the coding sequence ATGCTACAAAGAATACAGACTATATGGGTTTTTCTGGCAGTTTTAGCTGCTGTGTTTCTGTTCGTTACAGGACAAGATGTTGCCGTTTTCGGCAGTATTCCTGTGATAAATATTGGTAGTGTGGTACTTGTTTTGGTTGGATTACTAAGTGTATTTAGCTTTAAAAACAGAAAAAGACAAATTTTGCTTAATCATATCAGCATCATTATAAACGTTTTGTTGATTGGTGTATTGGCGTACTGGATACTAAACTTACCCGGAGGAATTCAACTTCCTGAGAAGGGTATTGAGCCGATTTTTCCTTTGATTGCGATTATCTGTCTGCTTATTGCAAACATTTATATCCGCAAAGATGAGAGGCTCGTGAAATCTGTAGACAGACTTCGATAA
- a CDS encoding M28 family peptidase — protein MKKLAYLTLSLFSAFTFAQEVSKERINTVISTLASDEMKGREIGTPENENAANYIAKLFKENNLEYCTGNSYLVPFTYKGKTVYNVCGVQKGKTDKYLGFSGHFDHIGMNNKSGDNIYNGADDDASGITTLVGISDYFKNKKPEFSMVFMAFNGEEKGMLGSTAIADDKNLDKIYNNLYALFNFEMVATESQFGKNAVFMTGDEFSDLDELFNKSAVNGLKINADPYASEQLFYRSDNVNFVKKKIIAHSISTADMTKIKHYHQVNDDVSIVDFDNMGQIINNFGKTLEKLSPKNFAPKYNDKVKF, from the coding sequence ATGAAAAAACTAGCTTATCTTACTCTATCCCTTTTCTCAGCATTTACTTTCGCTCAGGAAGTTTCTAAGGAAAGAATAAATACCGTAATTTCAACGTTGGCATCAGACGAAATGAAAGGCCGTGAAATCGGAACTCCTGAAAATGAAAATGCAGCAAATTATATCGCCAAGCTTTTCAAAGAAAATAATTTAGAATACTGTACAGGAAATTCTTATCTGGTTCCATTTACTTATAAAGGAAAAACTGTTTATAATGTTTGTGGAGTTCAAAAAGGAAAAACAGATAAATATCTAGGTTTCTCAGGACATTTTGATCACATTGGAATGAACAATAAAAGTGGAGATAACATCTATAACGGAGCTGATGATGATGCAAGCGGAATCACAACTTTAGTTGGAATTTCAGATTATTTCAAAAACAAAAAGCCTGAATTCTCTATGGTTTTCATGGCATTTAATGGAGAAGAAAAAGGAATGTTAGGTTCTACAGCGATTGCTGATGATAAAAATTTAGATAAAATTTACAATAACTTATATGCTCTTTTCAATTTTGAAATGGTGGCTACAGAGTCTCAATTCGGGAAAAATGCAGTTTTCATGACGGGTGATGAGTTTTCTGATCTTGATGAGCTTTTCAATAAAAGTGCAGTGAACGGATTAAAAATCAACGCTGATCCTTACGCTTCAGAACAATTATTTTACAGATCGGATAATGTGAACTTTGTTAAGAAAAAAATTATTGCTCACTCAATCTCAACAGCTGATATGACGAAAATTAAACATTATCACCAAGTGAATGATGATGTAAGCATTGTTGATTTTGATAATATGGGCCAAATAATCAATAATTTTGGGAAGACTTTGGAAAAATTGAGTCCTAAGAATTTCGCACCAAAATATAACGATAAAGTAAAGTTTTAA
- a CDS encoding ABC transporter ATP-binding protein, translated as MNEYKKILKFARPHQKYIYGSLFFNILYSVFQIASLGTILPVLGMLFGTIKPEKYESAPIYSGDILDLFTYLKEYSNYYVQKLVTDHGALTVLAWLCVITAFTFLLRNVFRYLGSFLLINYRVGVTKDLRGAMYRKILSLPVSFFTESRKGDLMSRMSNDVGEVEGNILGSLVELINAPFMLISTLVTLFFLSTEMTLFSLLVLPVMGTMIALVGKSLKKDSHEAQNEMGTIFSIVDETLKSSKVIKIFNAEKIMDNRFMQSMQKWISSSIRLGRKKELASPMSEFLGSITFLIIAWYGGKQIIVEQSISPADFLVFLGIFFQILPPVKSLSTSISNVQKGEASLKRVLEILDADVKIEEVAEPVSITTLQQNIEFKDIGFYYDKDNLILKNFNLTIPKGKTVALVGQSGSGKTTIANLLARFYDVSEGEILIDGVSIKHLKLQEYRKLLGMVTQESVLFNDSVFNNILMGKPDATKEEVINAAKIANADAFITQLPNGYDTNIGDDGGKLSGGQKQRVSIARAVLKNPPIMILDEATSALDTESEKFVQDALEKMMENRTSLVIAHRLSTIQKADWIVVMEKGDIVEQGSHHELIAKRGVYHKLVELQNFD; from the coding sequence ATGAACGAATATAAAAAAATACTAAAGTTCGCGAGGCCGCACCAAAAATATATCTACGGAAGTTTATTTTTCAACATATTATATTCTGTATTTCAAATAGCTTCTTTAGGAACTATTTTACCGGTTTTGGGAATGCTTTTTGGCACCATAAAGCCTGAGAAATACGAATCTGCTCCCATCTATTCGGGAGATATCTTAGATCTTTTCACTTATTTAAAAGAATATTCTAATTATTATGTACAAAAATTAGTCACGGATCATGGTGCGTTGACAGTACTTGCATGGTTGTGTGTTATTACGGCTTTTACTTTTTTATTGAGAAACGTATTTCGATATTTGGGATCGTTTTTATTGATTAATTATCGTGTCGGCGTTACCAAAGATCTTCGTGGCGCTATGTACCGCAAAATACTTTCTTTACCCGTTTCATTTTTTACAGAAAGCAGAAAAGGAGACCTTATGTCTCGTATGTCTAACGATGTAGGCGAAGTTGAAGGTAATATTTTAGGAAGTTTAGTTGAGCTTATTAATGCTCCATTCATGCTAATCAGTACGCTGGTTACTTTATTTTTCTTAAGTACAGAAATGACCCTTTTCTCTTTATTGGTTTTGCCTGTAATGGGAACAATGATCGCTTTGGTTGGGAAAAGCCTTAAAAAAGACTCACACGAAGCTCAAAACGAAATGGGAACTATATTTTCCATTGTAGATGAAACCTTGAAATCATCAAAAGTCATTAAGATTTTTAATGCTGAAAAAATAATGGATAATCGTTTTATGCAGTCAATGCAAAAATGGATATCCAGCTCAATAAGATTAGGCAGAAAAAAAGAACTGGCATCGCCAATGAGCGAATTTTTAGGATCAATTACATTCTTAATCATCGCTTGGTACGGAGGAAAACAAATCATTGTAGAGCAAAGTATTTCACCAGCTGATTTCCTTGTGTTTTTAGGTATTTTCTTCCAAATTTTACCTCCTGTAAAAAGTTTATCAACGTCTATTTCTAACGTTCAGAAAGGAGAAGCTTCTCTTAAAAGAGTATTGGAAATTCTGGATGCAGATGTGAAAATCGAAGAAGTAGCAGAACCCGTTTCAATTACTACACTTCAACAAAATATCGAGTTTAAAGACATCGGATTCTATTATGATAAAGATAATTTAATTCTTAAAAATTTCAACTTAACCATCCCGAAAGGGAAAACGGTTGCTTTGGTTGGACAAAGTGGAAGTGGAAAAACGACCATTGCCAATCTTTTAGCAAGATTTTACGATGTTTCTGAAGGTGAAATTTTAATTGATGGCGTTAGCATTAAACATTTAAAATTACAGGAATACAGAAAACTGTTGGGAATGGTAACTCAGGAATCAGTATTATTCAATGATTCTGTTTTCAATAACATTTTGATGGGTAAGCCGGATGCAACGAAAGAAGAAGTAATTAATGCTGCTAAGATTGCCAACGCAGACGCTTTCATCACGCAGCTTCCTAATGGATACGACACCAATATCGGAGATGATGGCGGAAAGCTTTCCGGAGGTCAAAAACAAAGAGTTTCTATCGCAAGAGCAGTTCTTAAAAACCCACCAATCATGATTTTGGATGAAGCAACTTCAGCTTTGGATACAGAATCTGAAAAATTTGTTCAAGATGCTTTAGAAAAAATGATGGAAAACAGAACTTCTTTGGTTATTGCACACAGACTTTCAACCATTCAAAAAGCCGACTGGATTGTAGTAATGGAGAAAGGCGACATCGTAGAACAAGGAAGCCACCACGAGCTTATTGCAAAGAGAGGTGTTTATCACAAACTTGTTGAGCTTCAAAATTTTGATTAA
- a CDS encoding DUF1801 domain-containing protein, with product MNPIQEYFYRIKEPERSTLLFLRKKILESDTENITETLSFGLPFFKFKKKMLCYLYYSKKHQKHYVSFYHGDRLEHPELIQEGRKKFKILLIDMEEDLPVELILRLIDDVKQYIRA from the coding sequence ATGAACCCAATACAAGAGTACTTCTACAGAATTAAAGAGCCTGAAAGAAGTACTCTTCTTTTTTTAAGGAAAAAAATATTAGAATCTGACACAGAAAATATTACTGAAACATTGAGTTTTGGGCTTCCATTTTTTAAGTTTAAAAAGAAAATGCTGTGTTATCTATATTACAGCAAAAAACATCAGAAGCATTATGTAAGTTTTTACCACGGTGACAGGCTCGAGCATCCGGAATTGATTCAGGAAGGCAGAAAGAAGTTTAAAATCCTTTTAATTGATATGGAAGAGGATTTACCTGTGGAGCTGATTTTGAGGTTGATTGATGATGTTAAACAGTATATTAGGGCTTAG
- a CDS encoding phosphatidylserine decarboxylase family protein → MKLHKESKGTITVATILFIIISVLAIYFLKMWSLLIIMPLLIVYSLVFWFFRVPNRDILEHRENVIAPVDGKVVMIKEVDEDEFIKGKAIQVSIFMSPLNVHICRYPVSGKVIYKKYHPGKYLVAWHEKSSTENERTTVAVESMTNHKVVFRQIAGYVARRIVFYCNEGDQAKAGHEFGFIKFGSRMDVFLPLDTEITCKIGDITKGGLDVIARMKD, encoded by the coding sequence ATGAAATTACATAAGGAGTCAAAAGGGACGATCACTGTAGCAACGATACTATTTATTATTATTAGTGTGTTGGCTATTTATTTTCTTAAAATGTGGTCACTACTGATCATTATGCCATTATTGATTGTTTACAGTTTGGTATTTTGGTTCTTCAGAGTTCCGAACCGTGACATTTTGGAACACAGAGAGAACGTTATTGCTCCTGTTGACGGGAAAGTAGTAATGATCAAAGAAGTAGACGAAGACGAGTTTATCAAAGGGAAAGCTATTCAGGTTTCCATCTTTATGTCACCTTTGAATGTTCATATCTGTAGATATCCGGTTTCTGGAAAAGTGATTTACAAAAAATATCACCCGGGAAAATATCTTGTTGCATGGCACGAGAAATCTTCTACAGAAAATGAAAGAACGACCGTTGCTGTTGAAAGTATGACGAACCATAAAGTAGTTTTCAGACAGATCGCAGGATATGTGGCTAGAAGAATCGTTTTCTATTGTAATGAAGGAGATCAGGCGAAAGCTGGACATGAATTCGGTTTCATCAAATTCGGTTCAAGAATGGATGTTTTCTTGCCTTTAGATACGGAAATCACATGTAAGATCGGAGATATCACAAAAGGTGGATTGGATGTTATTGCAAGAATGAAAGATTAA
- a CDS encoding phosphatidate cytidylyltransferase, with product MDKNLIQRTLSGIVYVAVIILCTTPLGAQLINSISPDLVKQQYLYYGLISFLMIVGSWECVKIMKFGNGYEKWVVFPVILVIFYMFSKRYFYHDFYFNFRLSEILALALILIAVITLFKYANELYFDSGKLIFTVIYVALPFSFALGLPKFSTYDNTFSLEVLFLFVLIWSSDTFAYLTGKFFGKHKMAPKISPKKTWEGYIGGVVLTLVLSYFIEHYQPELRGNWMVVGFLVAAFAPLGDLVESQLKRNFGVKDSGNILPGHGGVLDRLDSFLICAPVVYLYFILEKFI from the coding sequence TTGGACAAAAATCTTATTCAAAGAACCCTTTCCGGAATTGTTTACGTTGCAGTTATCATTCTTTGTACAACTCCGCTTGGAGCTCAATTGATCAACAGTATTTCTCCGGATCTCGTTAAACAGCAATATTTATATTACGGTTTGATCTCTTTTCTAATGATCGTAGGATCGTGGGAATGTGTGAAGATCATGAAATTTGGAAACGGATATGAAAAATGGGTGGTATTTCCTGTTATCCTTGTTATTTTTTACATGTTTTCCAAGAGATATTTCTACCACGACTTTTATTTTAATTTCAGACTGAGCGAAATATTGGCTCTTGCCTTGATTTTAATAGCTGTTATTACTTTATTTAAATATGCCAACGAATTGTACTTCGATAGCGGAAAACTGATTTTTACAGTCATTTACGTGGCTCTTCCGTTTAGTTTTGCATTAGGTTTACCAAAGTTCTCGACTTACGATAATACATTCTCTTTAGAAGTTCTTTTCTTATTTGTTCTGATATGGAGCAGCGATACTTTTGCGTACTTAACAGGAAAGTTCTTCGGAAAACATAAAATGGCTCCCAAAATCTCTCCTAAAAAGACTTGGGAAGGATATATTGGTGGAGTAGTATTAACTTTAGTTTTATCATACTTCATCGAACATTATCAGCCGGAGCTTAGAGGAAATTGGATGGTTGTTGGATTTTTGGTGGCTGCATTTGCACCATTAGGAGACTTGGTAGAAAGCCAACTGAAAAGAAATTTCGGTGTAAAAGACAGCGGAAACATCCTTCCGGGGCATGGTGGCGTATTAGATAGGCTTGATAGTTTTTTAATTTGCGCACCTGTCGTATATTTGTACTTTATTTTAGAAAAATTTATTTAA
- a CDS encoding LUD domain-containing protein, translated as MSLFKRIVSKLTNQPEEEDKQSLEKLGDSLKNADLDYKFAQLFTHSGGFFNYCADEAEALQTLNQIVKIEGINNMFCWDKELQNFLNVVKTPYTSDFEHSNDAAFITCEYLIAYDGRIMLSHNNILHYHSSRLPNKIIIMANVSQIVNNLNDAMGKIKRNGNIKNLTSISGNQSKLDTSSNANTKLFLLLLED; from the coding sequence TTGAGTTTATTCAAGAGAATTGTAAGCAAACTTACCAACCAACCTGAGGAAGAAGACAAACAGAGTTTGGAGAAACTAGGGGACTCGCTTAAAAATGCGGATCTCGACTATAAGTTTGCGCAATTATTTACGCATTCCGGAGGCTTTTTCAATTACTGTGCAGATGAAGCGGAAGCTCTACAGACTTTAAATCAAATTGTAAAGATAGAAGGGATCAACAATATGTTTTGTTGGGATAAAGAACTTCAGAATTTTCTGAATGTTGTGAAAACTCCTTATACTTCAGATTTTGAGCATTCCAATGATGCGGCTTTCATCACCTGTGAGTATCTTATTGCTTACGATGGAAGAATCATGCTTTCTCACAATAATATCCTGCACTATCATTCTTCAAGACTGCCGAATAAGATCATTATTATGGCCAATGTATCACAGATCGTGAATAATCTTAATGATGCTATGGGGAAAATTAAAAGGAACGGAAATATTAAAAACCTTACTTCCATCAGCGGAAATCAGTCAAAATTAGATACTTCTTCTAATGCCAATACAAAACTGTTTTTATTGCTGCTTGAAGATTAG